The DNA sequence AATGAAATACTATTTTTTGTCTTTAGCAGGAGAAAGACCAGACACTCACTCTGACagcaggaagagtccttcaggggaaccagacccagagacatCCAAACCAGTGAGacgacaccactgctcccagtgtggaaagagttttactaagTTACGGAAtctaaaagagcatgagaggacacacacaggagaaaagcctttccaatgttctcagtgtggaaagagttttaccgtGTTAactaacctgaaaaggcatgagagaatacacaccggagaaaagccttaccaatgttcccattgtgaaaagagttttaccgTGTTAGTTAACCTGAAaagacatgagagaatacacacaggagaaaagccttaccaatgTTCTCAATGTGgtaagagttttacccagttaaggtccctgaaaagacatgagagagtacactctggagagaagccttatcactgttcccattGTGGAAGGAGTTTTAGGTCGTCTGCAAACATGAaggagcatgagaggacacacacaggagaaaagcctttccaatgctcccattgtggaaagagttttacccatctAGTGAGCCTGAAAAGACATGagagaatgcacacaggagaAATGCCCTATCAATgctcccattgtggaaagagtttttcccAATCAGCAAAACTGAAAAGACATAAAAGaatgcacactggagagaagcctttccaatgctcccattgtggaaagagttttacccaatCAGGGGGCCTGAAAAAACATGAGATAAAGAAGAAGCTATGTTCTTTATGTTCTTGACTGAGAATGTGTTTTTGTTAATGACAACTtcaataaaacctaataaaaatatctttgtgtgttgtttttttacaatCTCAATACTTGAATTGAATACAGAGTACCTCAGTTTTTATGTATACGTTCTCTGTGGATGGAGTGGAACATTAAATATAGAGTCCTGGACAGAGTCTGCTACATCAGTAGATGTAGATGGAACATTAAATATAGAGTCCTGGACAGAGACTTGTCCATCAGTCACTGTGGATGGAGTGGAACATTAAATATAGAGTCCTGGACAGAGTCTTGTCCATCAGTCGCTGTGGATGGAGTGGAACAGAGACACAGCTCCTTGATATGTTGCCAGAGCTCCTCTTCAGCTGTGATATAATAGTTTTATTATGTACATTAAACTAGACTTGGGTTTCACAGTTTGTCTTTGTCGTAGTGATAAACTTTGTCTCAGGGTGGGTCGTTGACCAGCTCCATTATTGAAATAGTTAATCAATATCAAATAAAGAtggattgtttgaagaaattacaCATGCTCTGTAACTTgattagaatttccacgacactgCTCGGGCCATGAAAATCCATtgcatgaagctcccgacgaatagttattgtgctgatgttgcttccagaggcagtttggaactcggtagtgagtgttgcaaccgggaACAGAGGATTTTTATGAACTACAAgattcagcactcggtggtcccgttctgtgagcttgtctgTCCTACCACTTCGTTGCTGAGCCGTttttgctcctagacttttccactacacaataacagcacttacagttgacagctctagcagggcagaaatttgacaaactgacttgttggaaaggtggcatcgtaTGACGGTGTCACGTAGAaactcactgagctcttcaggaaggccattctactgccaatgtttgtctatggagattgcatagctgtgtgctcgattttatatacctgtgaGAATGTCCTGTGGACAGATGAGAGCAAGTTAGAGCTTTTTGGTAAAGCATACCATCTCTGTGTTTACAGAAAATACGGTCAAACATGGAGGAGGTTCAGTGATGTTTGGGGGTTTCTTTACTGCCTCTGACACTGGGTGGCTTGAACGTGTGCATGGTATCATGGAATCAGGAGAAACCAGTGTCAGAAAGCTGGGTCTCCGTCAAAGGTCatgggtcttccagcaggacaatgaccccaaacacacttcAAAAAGCACCCAGGAACGGTTGAAGACAAAACAATGGACTGTTCTGAAGTGTCCAGCAGTGAGTCCAGATCTAAATCACATTGAAAACTGCTGGAGAGATCTGAATACAGCAGTTGGTAGAAGGCGCACTTAAAATCTGGGACAACTGGAGCAGTTTGCACAAGAGGAGTGGGCCAAACTGCCAGGACCGAGGAGCAGGAAGCTCATCGATGGTTATAGGAAGTGCTTGATTGCAGTTAGGCTGTGCTACCAAATATTACATCTAGGGTATCAATAATTTTGTCAAAATGTCTGTTTATTTTCTGATTTAAATGGATATATTAAGTTCTGAATCAAAAACAAAGGTTCTGTGGAGACCAAATACTTTGGTCAATTTCAatttatttttttgggggaaaaTTGTATAGTAAATCTGTAGGaaaacaacattttcccacaGGGCCCCTTTCCTTCACACAGACACTTCTTCAAGCACCACTACCCCACTGCATAGGGCcaatgggaagacagcagtcacacacagcgtgatgttaaagcaccactacaccactgcatagggccaatgggaagacagcagtcacacacagcgtgatgttaaagcaccactacaccactgcatagggccgatgggaagacagcagtcacacacagcatgatgttaaagcgccactacaccactgcatagggccgatgggaagacagcagtcacacacagcgtgATGTTAAAGCGCCACTACcccactgcatagggccgatgggaagacagcagtcacacacagcgtgatgttaaagcaccactacaccactgcatagggccaatgggaagacagcagtcacacacagcgtgatgttaaagcaccactacaccactgcatagggccaatgggaagacagcagtcacacacagcatgatgttaaagcaccactacaccactgcatagggccaatgggaagacagcagtcacacacagcatgatgttaaagcaccactacaccactgcatagggccaatgggaagacagcagtcacacacagcatgatgttaaagcgccactacaccactgcatagggccgatgggaagacagcagtcacacacagcatgatgttaaagcaccactacaccactgcatagggccaatgggaagacagcagtcacacacagcatgatgttaaagcgccactacaccactgcatagggccaatgggaagacagcagtcacacacagcgtgatgttaaagcaccactacaccactgcatagggccgatgggaagacagcagtcacacacagcatgatgttaaagcaccactacaccactgcatagggccgatgggaagacagcagtcacacacagcatgatgttaaagcaccactacaccactgcatagggccaatgggaagacagcagtcacacacagcgtgATGTTAAAgcgccactacaccactgcatagggccgatgggaagacagcagtcacacacagcgtgatgttaaagcaccactacaccactgcatagggccaatgggaagacagcagtcacacacagcatgatgttaaagcaccactacaccactgcatagggccaatgggaagacagcagtcacacacagcgtgatgttaaagcaccactacaccactgcatagggccgatgggaagacagcagtcacacacagcatgatgttaaagcgccactacaccactgcatagggccgatgggaagacagcagtcacacacagcgtgatgttaaagcaccactaccccactgcatagggccgatgggaagacagcagtcacacacagcgtgatgttaaagcaccactacaccactgcatagggccaatgggaagacagcagtcacacacagcgtgatgttaaagcaccactacaccactgcatagggccaatgggaagacagcagtcacacacagcatgatgttaaagcaccactacaccactgcatagggccaatgggaagacagcagtcacacacagcatgatgttaaagcgccactacaccactgcatagggccgatgggaagacagcagtcacacacagcatgatgttaaagcaccactacaccactgcatagggccaatgggaagacagcagtcacacacagcatgatgttaaagcgccactacaccactgcatagggccaatgggaagacagcagtcacacacagcgtgatgttaaagcaccactacaccactgcatagggccgatgggaagacagcagtcacacacagcatgatgttaaagcaccactacaccactgcatagggccgatgggaagacagcagtcacacacagcatgatgttaaagcaccactacaccactgcatagggccaatgggaagacagcagtcacacacagcgtgATGTTAAAgcgccactacaccactgcatagggccgatgggaagacagcagtcacacacagcgtgatgttaaagcaccactacaccactgcatagggccaatgggaagacagcagtcacacacagcatgatgttaaagcgccactacaccactgcatagggccaatgggaagacagcagtcacacacagcgtgATGTTAAAgcgccactacaccactgcatagggccgatgggaagacagcagtcacacacagcatgatgttaaagcaccactacaccactgcatagggccgatgggaagacagcagtcacacacagcatgatgttaaagcgccactacaccactgcatagggccgatgggaagatagcagtcacacacagcatgatgttaaagcaccactacaccactgcatagggccgatgggaagatagcagtcacacacagcatgatgttaaagcgccactacaccactgcatagggccgatgggaagacagcagtcacacacagcatgatgttaaagcgccactacaccactgcatagggccgatgggaagacagcagtcacacacagcatgatgttaaagcgccactacaccactgcatagggccgatgggaagacagcagtcacacacagcatgatgttaaagcgccactacaccactgcatagggccaatgggaagacagcagtcacacacagcatgatgttaaagcaccactacaccactgcatagggccaatgggaagacagcagtcacacacagcatgatgttaaagcgccactacaccactgcatagggccaatgggaagacagcagtcacacacagcatgatgttaaagcgccactacaccactgcatagggccgatgggaagacagcagtcacacacagcatgatgttaaagcaccactacaccactgcatagggccaatgggaagacagcagtcacacacagcgtgATGTTAAAgcgccactacaccactgcatagggccaatgggaagacagcagtcacacacagcgtgatgttaaagcaccactacaccactgcatagggccgatgggaagacagcagtcacacacagcatgatgttaaagcaccactacaccactgcatagggccgatgggaagacagcagtcacacacagcatgatgttaaagcaccactacaccactgcatagggccaatgggaagacagcagtcacacacagcgtgATGTTAAAgcgccactacaccactgcatagggccgatgggaagacagcagtcacacacagcgtgatgttaaagctccactacaccactgcatagggccaatgggaagacagcagtcacacacagcatgatgttaaagcaccactacaccactgcatagggccaatgggaagacagcagtcacacacagcgtgatgttaaagcaccactacaccactgcatagggccgatgggaagacagcagtcacacacagcatgatgttaaagcgccactacaccactgcatagggccgatgggaagacagcagtcacacacagcgtgATGTTAAAGCGCCACTACcccactgcatagggccgatgggaagacagcagtcacacacagcgtgatgttaaagcaccactacaccactgcatagggccaatgggaagacagcagtcacacacagcatgatgttaaagcaccactacaccactgcatagggccaatgggaagacagcagtcacacacagcatgatgttaaagcgccactacaccactgcatagggccgatgggaagacagcagtcacacacagcatgatgttaaagcaccactacaccactgcatagggccaatgggaagacagcagtcacacacagcatgatgttaaagcgccactacaccactgcatagggccaatgggaagacagcagtcacacacagcgtgatgttaaagcaccactacaccactgcatagggccgatgggaagacagcagtcacacacagcatgatgttaaagcaccactacaccactgcatagggccgatgggaagacagcagtcacacacagcatgatgttaaagcaccactacaccactgcatagggccaatgggaagacagcagtcacacacagcgtgATGTTAAAgcgccactacaccactgcatagggccgatgggaagacagcagtcacacacagcgtgatgttaaagcaccactacaccactgcatagggccaatgggaagacagcagtcacacacagcatgatgttaaagcgccactacaccactgcatagggccaatgggaagacagcagtcacacacagcgtgATGTTAAAgcgccactacaccactgcatagggccgatgggaagacagcagtcacacacagcatgatgttaaagcaccactacaccactgcatagggccgatgggaagacagcagtcacacacagcatgatgttaaagcgccactacaccactgcatagggccgatgggaagatagcagtcacacacagcatgatgttaaagcaccactacaccactgcatagggccgatgggaagatagcagtcacacacagcatgatgttaaagcgccactacaccactgcatagggccgatgggaagacagcagtcacacacagcatgatgttaaagcgccactacaccactgcatagggccgatgggaagacagcagtcacacacagcatgatgttaaagcgccactacaccactgcatagggccgatgggaagacagcagtcacacacagcatgatgttaaagcgccactacaccactgcatagggccgatgggaagacagcagtcacacacagcatgatgttaaagcaccactacaccactgcatagggccaatgggaagacagcagtcacacacagcgtgatgttaaagcaccactacaccactgcatagggccaatgggaagacagcagtcacacacagcgtgatgttaaagcaccactacaccactgcatagggccaatgggaagacagcagtcacacacagcatgatgttaaagcgccactacaccactgcatagggccgatgggaagacagcagtcacacacagcatgatgttattAAAGGATAAGCAGTCCATTCACTCtgacataataagccagtaggtcccaatcataCGAATACAGAAACAACAATTAGCCTAAGCATTTCCCAATAGAAATGTACAATAaaactattacttcccattgcaaaaaaaaaaacacttcacgCTTAGCACACAAAAATAACCAGTGACCTAaagtttaaatgcaacaatgtttcacacactGAAGTTATTTTCAAAAGAGATGTCTGACAACAGCGAGCACGCTGCCAtaaaaaacacagttccactcaTCAGATGATGCTCATGTGAAACTTAACTTCAtgttgaaagttattcttgaaaagggaCAAGCTAACAAAATTAGCAACAGCATCCTCTTAGATAACACCTGCTGCAAACTAGCctacaacaaaagctagctagctagacctgTGGAAAAACTACTGCTCTCTATTGCCTAGTAGTCTCGAGAAGGCAGTTTCCATATGTTCTTAGTAAAAACGGTCCCACCCATTACAAgtcaatgtgattggttgattccactgtcccGCCCATTACAAgtcaatgtgattggttgattccactgtcccGCCCATTACAAgttaatgtgattggttgattccactgtcccGCCCATTACAAgttaatgtgattggttgattccactgtcccGCCCATTACAAGTTAATGTGATCGGTTGATTCCACTGTCCCTCCCATCACAAgttaatgtgattggttgattccactgtcccGCCCATTACAAGTCAATGTGATCGGTTGATTCCACTGTCCCTCCCATTACAAGTCAATGTGATCGGTTGATTCCACTGTCCCGTCCATTACAAGTCAATATGATCGGTTGATTCCACTGTCCCTCCCATCACAAgttaatgtgattggttgattccactgtcccTCCCATTACAAgttaatgtgattggttgattccactgtcccTCCCATCACAAgttaatgtgattggttgattccactgtcccTCCCATTACAAgtcaatgtgattggttgattccactgtcccTCCCATTACAAGTCAATGTGATCGGTTGATTCCACTGTCCCGTCCATTACAAGTCAATATGATCGGTTGATTCCACTGTCCCTCCCATCACAAgttaatgtgattggttgattccactgtcccTCCCATTACAAGTCAATGTGATCGGTTGATTCCACTGTCCCGTCCATTACAAGTCAATGTGATCGGATGATTCCACTGTCCCTCCCATTACAAgtcaatgtgattggttgattccactgtcccTCCCAAATGTTCCCCAAATACTattgaatggcagatgccttcTATCAAGCATCTGATGGCCTAgcccaggtattcccaaactgctactaccagcagtactacacctgcacctgtcgaccacacaagttgttctgcttccacgagcacatccaatgttagcatcagtaattctacatttgttgttagcctagctagcatggacactgacagttgtgaatctgatgcagccgaagagctactttcacttacccgggaaagcaccgaacagacagggacgttggaccatcaaaGAGGCACAAATATGATGAgtactacattgatttggggttcacttatattgggagtagtgtctttcctcagccacagtttGTTATATgagcaaaagtactatctcacaacttggATGAAACCACTTTTGTgtagacatttagaaacaaaacatcccagtttgaaaaataagccacaggagatTTTTGAGTGAAaattaagatgactttcgagtagtaagacatgcaACAGATAACATTAATAagaagcaacagataccattaataagaaggggctagaagcgttttatatggtgagctacagagtggctaggacaggcaagaccCATACTGTTGTGGAGGACAAAATTAttcctgctgccgcagatatggcTGGGTCAATGCTGGAGGAAAAGGCCCCAAAAAACtctacagacaatgacttcatcaaacaacactgtttcacgacgcatcagtgacatggcaggagatgttctGAAACAATTACAAGCCAGTGAAatctatgcattacagctggatgagtcaacagacgtggcgggcctggcacagctcctggtacatacagtgggggaaaaaagtatttgatcccctgctgattttctacgtttgcccactgacaaagaaatgatcagtctataattttaaatggtaggtttattagaacagtgagagacagaataacaacaaaaatatccagaaaaacgcatgtcaaaaatgttataaattgatttgcattttaatgagggaaataagaatttgaccccctctcaattagaaagatttctggctcccaggtgtcttttatacaggtaacaagatgagaataggagcacactcttaaagggagtgctcctaaccgcagcttgttacctgtataaaagacacctgtccacagaagcaatcaatcaatcagattccaaactctccaccatggccaagaccaaagagctctccaaggatgtcagggacaagattgtagacctacacaaggctggaatgggctacaagaccatcgccaagcagcttggtgagaaggtgacaacatttggtgtgattatttccaaatggaagaaacacaaaagaactgtcaatctccctcggcctggggctccatgcaagatctcaccttgtggagttgcaatgatcatgagaacggtgaggaatcagcccagaactacacgagaggaccttgtcaatgatctcaaggcagctgggaccatagtcaccaagaaaacaattggtaacacactacgccataaaggactgaaatcctgcagcgcccacaaggtccccctgctcaagaatacatacacatgcccgtctgaagtttgccaatgaacatctgaatgattcagaggacaactggtgaaagtgttgtggtcagatgagaccaaaatggagctctttggcatcaactcaactcccggtgtttggaggaggaggaatgctgcctatgaccccaagaacaccatctccaccgtcaaacatggaggtggaaacattatgctttgggggtgtttttctgctaaggggacaggacaacttcaccgcatcaaaaggacgatggacggggccatgtaccgtcaaatcttgggtgaaaacctccttccctcagccagggcattgaaaatggatcgtggatgggtattccagcatgacaatgacccaaaacacacggccaaggtaacaaaggagtggctcaagaagaagcacattaaggtcctggagtggcctagccagtctccagaccttaatcccatagaaaatctgtggagggagctgaaggttcgagttgccaaacgtcagcctcgaaacattaatgacttggagaagatctgcaaagaggagtgggacaaaatccctcctgagatgtgtgcaaacctggtgaccaactacaagaaatgtctgacctctgtgattgccaacaagggttttgccaccaagtactaagtcatgtttttcagaggggtcaaatacttatttccctcattaaaatgcaaatcattttataacatttttgacatgcgtttttctggattttttgttgttgttattctgtctctcactgttcaaataaacctactattaaaattatagactgatcatttctttgtaagtgggcaaacgtacaaaatcagcaggggatcaaatactttttccccccactgtacatactacctcaactaaccggtgccaccgcacactgactctgtaccgggaccccctgtatatggtctcactactgttattttactgctgctttttaattacttgttacttttatctcttattcttatcaatattatatattttttaactgaattgttggttaggggctcttaAGTAAcaattttactgtaaggtctacacctgttgtatttggcgcatgtgactaataacattttattttattttaaatgatttaagactgagactccaatacaacccaacattgcagagttatgtgcatcctttcaagcacacc is a window from the Salmo trutta chromosome 38, fSalTru1.1, whole genome shotgun sequence genome containing:
- the LOC115177668 gene encoding zinc finger and SCAN domain-containing protein 2 isoform X1, which produces MSSLSYSPPAKEAEVCWTEKEAPVKEEEEAVTVKQEVEDEAVTVKQEVAGEAVGVKEEEEAFRVKEEVDVTVEEEKQDGAALGVKEEELTVTVKEEDLFRVKEEDAVFGVKEEITVTWEEDEEIGDIINTTGERPDTHSDSRKSPSGEPDPETSKPVRRHHCSQCGKSFTKLRNLKEHERTHTGEKPFQCSQCGKSFTVLTNLKRHERIHTGEKPYQCSHCEKSFTVLVNLKRHERIHTGEKPYQCSQCGKSFTQLRSLKRHERVHSGEKPYHCSHCGRSFRSSANMKEHERTHTGEKPFQCSHCGKSFTHLVSLKRHERMHTGEMPYQCSHCGKSFSQSAKLKRHKRMHTGEKPFQCSHCGKSFTQSGGLKKHEIKKKLCSLCS
- the LOC115177668 gene encoding zinc finger protein 501 isoform X2, with amino-acid sequence MSSLSYSPPAKEAEVCWTEKEAPVKEEEEAVTVKQEVEDEAVTVKQEVAGEAVGVKEEEEAFRVKEEVDVTVEEEKQDGAALGVKEEELTVTVKEEDLFRVKEEDAVFGVKEEITVTWEEDEEIGDIINTRERPDTHSDSRKSPSGEPDPETSKPVRRHHCSQCGKSFTKLRNLKEHERTHTGEKPFQCSQCGKSFTVLTNLKRHERIHTGEKPYQCSHCEKSFTVLVNLKRHERIHTGEKPYQCSQCGKSFTQLRSLKRHERVHSGEKPYHCSHCGRSFRSSANMKEHERTHTGEKPFQCSHCGKSFTHLVSLKRHERMHTGEMPYQCSHCGKSFSQSAKLKRHKRMHTGEKPFQCSHCGKSFTQSGGLKKHEIKKKLCSLCS